A single region of the Melopsittacus undulatus isolate bMelUnd1 chromosome 10, bMelUnd1.mat.Z, whole genome shotgun sequence genome encodes:
- the LOC106023428 gene encoding pancreatic secretory trypsin inhibitor, which translates to MKETGVFLLFSLVLCCYQGNTEMDGAAGKGTEGVCGDYSLRKGCAKIFDPVCGTDNLLYDNECMLCFQNLQRNTNVRIKNRGMCQKPSPQSNSTQN; encoded by the exons ATGAAGGAAACTGgtgttttcctgctcttctccctggtGCTCTGCTGCTACCAAG GAAACACTGAGATGGATGGAGCTGCTGGCAAAGGAACAGAG GGAGTTTGTGGCGATTATTCCCTAAGAAAAGGTTGTGCAAAGATCTTCGACCCCGTCTGCGGCACAGACAACCTCCTATACGACAACGAGTGTATGTTGTGCTTTCAGAACCT GCAAAGAAACACCAATGTGCGCATAAAGAACAGAGGAATGTGCCAGAAGCCCTCTCCCCAGTCCAACTCCACTCAAAACTAA